The window CGAAAGTCCTCGCCCCGCTCACGACGCAGCATGGGCGCCTCGGCCGCGGAGCAGACCACACCGTCCAGCCCCTGCTCGGCGCTGAGCGCGGCAAGGCGGGCCACATTATCCGCCGGTGTGCCGGCCAGGCCGATCTGGGAGACGGTCGCCTGGTCATGGCTGGTCAGCACGGTGACCGCGATCAGCAGCGGCGGGCGCGGCACGGTGTCCACCGCTTCCCGCGCCGCCTGCATCATGGCCCCACCGCCCAGGGCGTGCACATTGACCATCCACACTCCCAGCTCCGCCGCCGCGCGGCAGGCGGCGGCCACGGTGTTGGGAATATCGTGGAACTTCAGGTCCAGGAACACCTCGAAACCGGCCTCCTGCAAGCGGCGCACCAGATCCGGCCCGGCCCGGACGAACAGCTCCTTACCCACTTTCAGCCGGCAAGCCGCCGGGTCCAGTTGCCTTGCCAAGGCCAACGCGTCGGCGGCCTCGGCGAAATCCAGCGCCACCAATATGCGCGGGCCCAACTCGTTCATCCTCATTCTCCCTCCGCGCCGCGTATGGGCTTGACCGTGGACCAGCTCTTGCAGCTCGGGCAATGCCAATACAGGGACTTGCTGGTGAAGCCGCAATTGCGGCATTCATACCGCGGGCGCTTGCTCAACAGTTCATGGAACAACTCGCGCAGCACCAGCAAGTCCTGACGCCGCTCCTGATCCCCTTGATGGATATTCAGTTCGATAAGCCGGTTGAGCCCCCGCACCGAGGGCCGGCGGCGCAGCTGCTCCGCCAGGAAGCTCAGCGCGGCGCGTTCACCCTTGTGCTCGCGGATCAGGTCGGTCATGCACAGCACCGCCGACACACTGTCGCCCTCGCCCAGCACCGGCTCCAGAAA is drawn from Alkalilimnicola sp. S0819 and contains these coding sequences:
- the pyrF gene encoding orotidine-5'-phosphate decarboxylase; protein product: MRMNELGPRILVALDFAEAADALALARQLDPAACRLKVGKELFVRAGPDLVRRLQEAGFEVFLDLKFHDIPNTVAAACRAAAELGVWMVNVHALGGGAMMQAAREAVDTVPRPPLLIAVTVLTSHDQATVSQIGLAGTPADNVARLAALSAEQGLDGVVCSAAEAPMLRRERGEDFRLVTPGIRPAGSEAGDQKRVLTPRQALAAGSDYLVVGRPITRSPDPLAALHAIRAEIS